Proteins encoded together in one Diceros bicornis minor isolate mBicDic1 chromosome 18, mDicBic1.mat.cur, whole genome shotgun sequence window:
- the LOC131417472 gene encoding keratin, type I cuticular Ha1 has protein sequence MPYNCILPNLSCRSSFSARPCVPPSCRSCTLPGACNIPANMGSCSWFCEGSFNGSEKETMQFLNDRLASYLEKVRQLERDNAELESRIRERSQQQEPEVCPNYQSYFRTIEELQQKILCTKSENARLVVQIDNAKLAADDFRTKYETELGLRQLVESDINGLRRILDELTLCKADLEAQVESLKEELLCLKRNHEEEVNTLRSQLGDRLNIEVDAAPTVDLNRVLNETRSQYEALVETNRRDVEEWFTTQTEELNRQVVSSSEQLQSYQVEIVELRRTVNALEVELQAQHNLRDSLENTLTETEARYSAQLSQVQGLITSVESQLAEIRSDLERQNQEYQVLLDVRARLESEINTYRGLLESEDCKLPCNPCATTNACGKSLGSCVSNPCTPCVPPVPCTPCAPRPRCRPCNTFVR, from the exons ATGCCTTACAACTGCATCCTGCCCAACCTGAGCTGCCGCTCCAGCTTCTCTGCCCGGCCCTGCGTTCCCCCCAGCTGTCGCAGCTGCACCCTGCCCGGGGCCTGCAACATCCCCGCCAACATGGGCAGCTGCAGCTGGTTCTGCGAGGGCTCCTTCAATGGCAGTGAGAAGGAGACCATGCAGTTCCTGAACGACCGCCTGGCCAGCTACCTGGAGAAGGTGCGCCAGCTGGAGCGGGACAACGCGGAGCTGGAGAGCCGCATCCGGGAGCGGAGCCAGCAGCAGGAGCCGGAAGTGTGCCCCAACTACCAGTCCTACTTCCGCACCATCGAGGAGCTCCAGCAGAAG ATCCTGTGCACCAAGTCTGAGAACGCAAGGCTGGTGGTGCAGATTGATAACGCCAAGCTGGCCGCGGATGACTTCAGAACCAA GTATGAGACGGAGCTGGGCTTGCGGCAGCTGGTGGAGTCAGACATCAACGGCCTGCGCAGGATCCTGGACGAGCTGACCCTGTGCAAGGCTGACCTGGAGGCCCAGGTAGAGTCCCTGAAGGAGGAGCTGCTCTGCCTCAAGAGGAACCATGAGGAG GAAGTCAACACCCTGCGTAGCCAGCTTGGAGACCGCCTCAACATCGAGGTGGACGCGGCCCCCACCGTGGACCTGAACCGTGTGCTCAACGAGACCAGGAGTCAGTATGAGGCCCTGGTGGAGACCAACCGCAGGGACGTGGAGGAATGGTTCACCACCCAG ACCGAGGAGCTGAACAGGCAGGTGGTGTCCAGCTCGGAGCAGCTGCAGTCCTACCAGGTGGAGATCGTCGAGCTGAGACGCACGGTCAACGCCCTGGAGGTGGAGCTGCAGGCCCAGCACAACCTG AGAGACTCTCTGGAGAACACGCTGACGGAGACGGAGGCCCGCTACAGCGCCCAGCTGTCCCAGGTGCAGGGCCTGATCACCAGCGTGGAGTCCCAGCTGGCGGAGATCAGGAGTGACCTTGAGCGTCAGAACCAGGAGTACCAGGTGCTGCTGGACGTCCGGGCCCGGCTGGAGAGTGAGATCAACACGTACCGGGGCCTGCTGGAGAGTGAGGACTGCAA GCTGCCCTGCAACCCCTGCGCCACAACCAACGCGTGCGGCAAGTCCCTCGGGTCCTGCGTCTCCAATCCCTGCACCCCCTGTGtgccccctgtgccctgcacGCCctgtgccccccgcccccgctgCAGGCCCTGCAACACCTTTGTGCGCTAG